The genomic stretch ACGGTCGCTGAAATTGAGGCGACGATGGCGGGCTAAATCCAATAAGATCAACTCGACTAAGGCATAAAACAAGAGTCGAGTTGACTTTAACCCCGTCAGTTGGTCTGATCGTTGCCAATGCCTCGCGTCCGGGCGCATTGATCGGTAAAATAGCGGCGCTCAGATCGGGCATCTCACAGTGTTGGAAGCAGCTTATGTTGATTAAACGTTTACCGTTGCATGTGGACATTTTGATTGTCGGCGGTGGCCCGGTTGGGGCCTTATTGGCTCAAAAACTAATCAACAGTGGCCATCAAGCACTGTTGGTTGAAGCCAAATGCGCCGTCGGCAAAGACCCTCGTGCCCTCGCGATTGCCCAGTCAAGCATTGCTGCACTTCACCAAGTCGGACTCTGGTCGGATGAATTGGATGCCACACCAATCCACAAAGTTCACGTTTCTCAAGCGGGGACCTTAGGGCGAACGGTGTTAACGGCTCAAGATTTGGATTTGCCCCAACTTGGCTGCACCATCCCCTACCAATCGCTGGCGCAACATGCCTTGAACACAGTGAGTATGGGCAAGGCTCCACTCGCTCTGGGAATGAAAGTGAGTAAGATCGAGCAATTGGCGCGTTTTGCCCAAGTGACTCTACAAGACAGTCGCGATCACAGCGAACATCACCTCACATGCCGACTTTTGGTGCTGGCGGACGGCGGCCAACTCATCGATCAATTACATGATATTCAGCAAACCATTAAATCGTACGAGCAACACGCGGTGCTGGCAAAAGTAACGCCAAAGCACCCACACCAGGGTATTGCTTTTGAGCGATTTGCTGATGATGGCCCCATGGCATTACTCCCCAATGGTATTGACTACACCCTAGTATGGACGCAAACACCAGAACAAGCAGCTGCGCGTCTAGCGCTGACTGAGCAGGAATTTATCTCCGAAATTGAGCAGCGCTTTGCCGATCGTATTACAGGTTTTAGTGCAGTCAGTGAGCGGGCGAGCTGGCCATTGGCGCTGAAAACGCTGAATTCGGTTGTTGGTGAACGCGTCGTCATGATTGGCAATGCGGCGCAAACCCTCCACCCGGTGGCGGGACAAGGACTTAATCTCGGTTTACGTGACGCCGATACCCTGGCGCAAATTATCTGCCAAACGCCAAAGACTGCCCTAGGTGAAGCTGCAATGCTGCAACGCTATCGCCAGCTACGCTCGCGCGACGCTGGCTTGGTTACCGCCTTTACCGATAGCCTCATTGGCATTTTTGACTCACCAGCCGCACCGATGAAACATGCGCGCAGCTTGGCTTTAATGGCAATCGACCATTGCCAGTGGCTACGCAAAGGCTTTGCTCAGCGGATGGTTCATGGTGCAAGATAAGCAGGCACAGGGCAGATTTGCTTATGCACCTTCTCTAAGAAGCCGTGCCTAAAATGGGGCTTCTTACCCTTTCTCCGCTTTTCCAGATTATTGCGCCAGTGATGATTATTGTGCTTATTGGCTGGCTATACGCGCGCTATCGCGTCGTTGACATGAGCACTGCTAACCGCTTGAACGTTGAGTTGCTCTCCCCGCTTTTAGTCTTCAGTGCAATGACCAGCAAAAATGCGGCGCTTGGCCAATATGGGCAGTTATTGTTATTTGCCACGGTAATCATTTTGAGTAGTGGCGTGGTGGCCTACGCACTTGCCGCACGCTTGGGCTTCAATAAGCTGGCATTTAGTGTGCCGCAAATGTTCACCAATACCGGCAATATGGGGCTACCTTTGTGGCTATTTGCCTTTGGCGAAAGTCACTTCCCCGCCGCTATTGCAATTTTCATTCTGACCAATCTGCTGCATTTCACGCTAGGCATTAAATTATTTAACCGCGCGGCACCATTGAGCGATGTCTTGAAGACGCCGATGATCTGGGCCTTAGCTGCGGGACTACTCGTACAAAACACCGGCTTAGCACTACCGATCTGGCTATTAAAACCGATTAAAATGCTTGGAGAAATTGCCATACCACTGATGTTGTTCGCGCTAGGCGTGCGGATGGCGCAATTTAAAGTGACGCGCTGGGGCGCCGGTTTACTAGGTGGTTTGCTTTGCCCCGCCGTTGGTCTAGCTATAGCCTGGCCCTTAGCGCATTACCTCCCAAGTGGCCAAGCTGGAATTTTACTGCTGTTTGCCGCCTTACCACCCGCGGTACTCAATTACCTGTTTGCCGAGCAATATCAACAAGATCCCGAGTTGGTTGCAGCTTTAGTCGTTGCAGGCACTTTATGTTCATTGGTGTCAATTCCACTGGCACTCTGGCTTGGTTTTAATACCCTAGCCTAGCATGCCGACACAAAACAGGCAGCGCTTATACTAGGGAGCTATACCCTCTGCATTAACATGGCCATCTCAGCGGCATCGAGCGGATGAGAATAAAAATAGCCCTGTAGGGTATCGCACCCAGCACTGCGCAGAGCTTGCATTTGCGCTTCGGTTTCAACCCCTTCAGCCACCACACTCAGACTTAATTTTTTTGCCATCGCAATAATGGTTTGCGCAATCGCCGTGTCATCGTAGTTATGCGGCAAACCTTCAATAAATGAGCGATCGATTTTTAGAATATCCAGCGGCAGGTTTTTCAATTGCGACAACGAGGAGTACCCAGTGCCGAAATCATCGATCGCTAAGCTGACCCCCATTGCTTTGAGCGCATTCATAATCTCTACGGCTTCATTAATACGCCGCATAATCAGGCTTTCGGTCACTTCCAATTCCAGCAAATAGGCGGGGAAACCGGTTTCTGCCAATACACTAGCGACTTGTTCAACCAATACCATGGGCTTAAATTGTCGCACCGATAGATTCACGGCCATTTTCGGCACCAACAAGCCTTGATCTCGCCATGCTTGAGCCGTTTTGCATGCCTGCAATAAAACCCAATGCCCAATCGGAATTATCATGCCAGTTTCTTCGGCAATTGGAATAAATTCCGCCGGTGAAATCCACCCCATTTCAGGGTGTTGCCAGCGTAGTAAACATTCCATGCCACTCAATTGCCCGGTAGCCAAATTCATTTGCGGCTGAAAAACCAGTTGTAATTGCTCACGCTCTAAAGCAAAACGCAAGGCGGCCTGCACAGAGAACTGCTGAGTATTTTGGCTATTCATATCATGCGAGAAAAACTGAAAGGCATTTTTACCAATATCTTTCGCGCGATACATCGCCAAATCGGCGTTGCGCATCAGCTGCGATGCTTGGCCACCATCGTTGGGGTACAAACTAATGCCAATCGAGCCCGTGACAAAGAGTTGCTGGCCATTGATCAAATAAGGCTCAGCAATGGCCTGCAACAGCCGCTCCGCAACGTCATTGACTTGACGGATTAGATGGATATTCTCCAGCACCACAGTAAATTCATCACCACCTAATCTGGCAACAATATCATCTTGTTTTAGGTGCTGAACTAAACGCTGCGCGACGATGCGCAACAACTGATCGCCAATATCATGCCCTAAGGTGTCATTGATTGATTTAAACCGATCCAAGTCAATAAACAGTAAAGCGAGACAGCGACGCTTGGTACTGGCTCGCGTCAAAGCCCGAGCGAGTGCTTCGTGAAATCCATTACGGTTATATAACTCGGTAAGTGAATCATGACTTGCCAAATATTGCGCTTTTTGTTCCGCTTGCTTGCGACTCGTGTAGTCAGAAAAAATCCCCACATAACGCCTAAGTCGACCTTCGTTATCATGCACGGCACTGATCGATAGCCATGCTGGATATAACTCGCCACTTTTACGCTTATCTTGCATTTCGCCTTCCCAATGCCCACTGGCTTCAAGATCGCTGAGCAATTGACCTTGACTGTGATTGGGGTTTCCAGGGCGGGTGTCAAATATTCGGGAAGGACGGCCCAAGGCATCGGCCTCGGAATAGCCGGTAATACGACTAAAGGCAGGATTTACCGCAACCACGTGATGATCTGCGGAAATCATCATGATGCCTTCCGATGCGTGCTGGAAGACCTGCTTAGCTAAGCGTGCATCGGCAACGGCCTGTTCATTTTCGCGCCGAATACTAGACAGCAAAATTCCCATTTGTAACGCCATCGCAAGCAAAATTAATTGCCTAACGATCTCGTCATACGGCAAGGTATTGCCCACCGTTGGGCTGCCTAAGATTAATAGCCAAACTAAGGTTAGGGCTGAGTTCCCAACCTGCCCCAATCGCAAGGCGGACCAGGCCAATAATGGAAAACACAAATAAGTCAGCTGCAAACTACCACGGTCAAAATGCGCCAGCAATAACATCGCGCCCGAGGCTGCAATCGAAACCAAAGTGGTTACTTCGATTAACCAGTTAGCTCTTAACTCATGTCCATCGTGGCGTAGCGCGTAAAAACAGGGTACCAAAATGAGTAAACCCAATGCCTCACCCAACCACAGCATGGCAAAGCTATTGAAGGTGCTGACGCCATTAGGCAACCAATGGGGGAGTAGTTCGGTAATGCTCAGCGCATACACTGCACTGGCGAGACCGGCGCCATACCAGAGCAAGTCTACGGCTTGTTGGGTGCGAAACTCATGCATCGCACTGCGTCTTTTTATTAGATAACACGCCAATGTAGCGCAAAGCGAACGGGTACAAACCCAAACCATCGCCTCACCAAATGACAAGCCCAATAGCATTGCTTGCAGCGCAAACCCCACCACCAAATTAGGTAAGACTCGCCATCCCTGATTGAGACAAGCCAGCAGCGCCACGCCACCGCTTAGGCTTACAACAGCAAAAGCATGCTCGGTTTTTAATAAAGAAAAATCAACCAGGGCGGCACATAGGTAGGCTAGCAACCAAATATGCTGATTAAAATGAAGTCTCACTGTGGCAGGCTACTTTAGAGATTGCTTATCAATTGCGACTATATTTCCTCGTTTCGCATTTTTCGTCTATCTATTCCGATAACACTGAGCATAAGAGCCAACAACTGCTAAAGTATGAGGATGTAACAAAGAGCACAAGGCATGCACGACGATACACTCATCTTTGCCAGCGAAGAGCAAGAACAGCCAGA from Chitinibacter sp. SCUT-21 encodes the following:
- a CDS encoding FAD-dependent monooxygenase, whose protein sequence is MLIKRLPLHVDILIVGGGPVGALLAQKLINSGHQALLVEAKCAVGKDPRALAIAQSSIAALHQVGLWSDELDATPIHKVHVSQAGTLGRTVLTAQDLDLPQLGCTIPYQSLAQHALNTVSMGKAPLALGMKVSKIEQLARFAQVTLQDSRDHSEHHLTCRLLVLADGGQLIDQLHDIQQTIKSYEQHAVLAKVTPKHPHQGIAFERFADDGPMALLPNGIDYTLVWTQTPEQAAARLALTEQEFISEIEQRFADRITGFSAVSERASWPLALKTLNSVVGERVVMIGNAAQTLHPVAGQGLNLGLRDADTLAQIICQTPKTALGEAAMLQRYRQLRSRDAGLVTAFTDSLIGIFDSPAAPMKHARSLALMAIDHCQWLRKGFAQRMVHGAR
- a CDS encoding AEC family transporter; the protein is MIIVLIGWLYARYRVVDMSTANRLNVELLSPLLVFSAMTSKNAALGQYGQLLLFATVIILSSGVVAYALAARLGFNKLAFSVPQMFTNTGNMGLPLWLFAFGESHFPAAIAIFILTNLLHFTLGIKLFNRAAPLSDVLKTPMIWALAAGLLVQNTGLALPIWLLKPIKMLGEIAIPLMLFALGVRMAQFKVTRWGAGLLGGLLCPAVGLAIAWPLAHYLPSGQAGILLLFAALPPAVLNYLFAEQYQQDPELVAALVVAGTLCSLVSIPLALWLGFNTLA
- a CDS encoding EAL domain-containing protein; the protein is MLAYLCAALVDFSLLKTEHAFAVVSLSGGVALLACLNQGWRVLPNLVVGFALQAMLLGLSFGEAMVWVCTRSLCATLACYLIKRRSAMHEFRTQQAVDLLWYGAGLASAVYALSITELLPHWLPNGVSTFNSFAMLWLGEALGLLILVPCFYALRHDGHELRANWLIEVTTLVSIAASGAMLLLAHFDRGSLQLTYLCFPLLAWSALRLGQVGNSALTLVWLLILGSPTVGNTLPYDEIVRQLILLAMALQMGILLSSIRRENEQAVADARLAKQVFQHASEGIMMISADHHVVAVNPAFSRITGYSEADALGRPSRIFDTRPGNPNHSQGQLLSDLEASGHWEGEMQDKRKSGELYPAWLSISAVHDNEGRLRRYVGIFSDYTSRKQAEQKAQYLASHDSLTELYNRNGFHEALARALTRASTKRRCLALLFIDLDRFKSINDTLGHDIGDQLLRIVAQRLVQHLKQDDIVARLGGDEFTVVLENIHLIRQVNDVAERLLQAIAEPYLINGQQLFVTGSIGISLYPNDGGQASQLMRNADLAMYRAKDIGKNAFQFFSHDMNSQNTQQFSVQAALRFALEREQLQLVFQPQMNLATGQLSGMECLLRWQHPEMGWISPAEFIPIAEETGMIIPIGHWVLLQACKTAQAWRDQGLLVPKMAVNLSVRQFKPMVLVEQVASVLAETGFPAYLLELEVTESLIMRRINEAVEIMNALKAMGVSLAIDDFGTGYSSLSQLKNLPLDILKIDRSFIEGLPHNYDDTAIAQTIIAMAKKLSLSVVAEGVETEAQMQALRSAGCDTLQGYFYSHPLDAAEMAMLMQRV